From Pandoraea vervacti, the proteins below share one genomic window:
- a CDS encoding DMT family transporter, with the protein MQSLWMLVSAFMFTLMGLFIKLAANEYNTGEIVLYRSLIGVIVLLAISFVRGQTIRTRHFGAHVKRSTAGVISLGLWFYSLTQLPLSTAMTLNYMSPIWISLIVMGTAAMRGSLRTDFRLVAAIFAGFVGVALLLQPTIDSQAWGGGVAGVVSGVFSAIAYMQVKELGAAGEPDWRIVFYFSLGGVLLGLGWVAIEGMHAVTWRGAGLMLGVGLAALIAQTALTRAFSLGNTLVTANLQYSGVIFATLISMLVWGDWPALAGWIGMLLIVASGMTALRRPSPSA; encoded by the coding sequence ATGCAATCGCTCTGGATGTTGGTCTCCGCCTTCATGTTCACGTTGATGGGGCTCTTCATCAAACTGGCGGCAAACGAATACAACACCGGCGAAATCGTCCTCTATCGCAGCCTGATCGGCGTGATCGTCCTCCTGGCGATTTCGTTCGTGCGAGGCCAGACGATCCGCACGCGTCACTTCGGCGCGCACGTCAAACGCAGTACCGCCGGCGTCATCTCGCTCGGCCTGTGGTTCTATTCCCTCACGCAATTGCCGCTTTCGACGGCGATGACCCTCAATTACATGTCGCCGATCTGGATTTCGCTGATCGTGATGGGCACCGCGGCGATGCGTGGCAGTTTGCGCACCGACTTCCGCCTCGTGGCTGCGATTTTCGCGGGGTTCGTCGGCGTTGCCCTGCTTTTACAGCCCACGATCGACAGTCAGGCTTGGGGGGGCGGTGTCGCAGGCGTGGTCTCTGGGGTGTTCTCGGCCATTGCCTACATGCAAGTCAAGGAATTGGGCGCCGCCGGCGAACCCGACTGGCGCATCGTCTTTTACTTCTCGCTCGGTGGGGTTTTGCTGGGCCTGGGGTGGGTGGCTATCGAGGGCATGCACGCCGTGACGTGGCGTGGTGCCGGCCTGATGTTGGGCGTTGGCCTTGCGGCGCTCATCGCACAGACCGCGCTCACACGGGCGTTTAGTCTGGGCAACACGCTCGTCACTGCGAATCTCCAATACTCGGGCGTAATCTTCGCTACACTGATCAGCATGCTTGTCTGGGGCGACTGGCCTGCGCTGGCCGGCTGGATCGGCATGCTGCTCATCGTGGCGAGCGGCATGACCGCGCTTCGCCGACCGTCACCCTCCGCCTGA
- a CDS encoding dienelactone hydrolase family protein encodes MSQADLDSLVPEVAPRNRRDFLKTAVGSAFALAALPVAAETITTDTQGLDAGEYLLDVPGIKMPVYYAKPAGKTHLPTIVVVSEIFGVHQHIADICRRFAKLGYLAVAPELFARAGDPQSLGTIAEIQSQIVAKTPDQQVMSDIDATVKWAAANGGDDNRLGITGFCWGGRVAWLYDAHNPKVKAAVAWYGRIVGDKSENFPRNPIDIAGKLHGPLLGLYGGKDTGIPVASVEQAREALAKGDAASKASELKVFPNSGHAFFADYRASYVEADAKQGWALAQDWFRKHGVA; translated from the coding sequence ATGTCGCAAGCGGATCTGGATAGTCTCGTGCCTGAAGTGGCGCCGCGTAACCGGCGTGATTTTCTGAAGACGGCGGTCGGTTCGGCATTTGCGCTGGCGGCGCTGCCGGTGGCCGCCGAAACGATCACGACGGACACGCAAGGGCTGGACGCAGGCGAATACCTGCTCGATGTGCCCGGCATCAAAATGCCGGTGTACTACGCGAAGCCGGCCGGAAAGACCCATTTGCCGACGATTGTCGTCGTTTCGGAAATTTTTGGCGTGCACCAGCACATCGCCGATATTTGCCGACGTTTCGCCAAACTCGGTTATCTGGCGGTAGCGCCGGAGTTGTTCGCACGCGCGGGCGATCCGCAGTCGCTGGGGACCATTGCCGAGATTCAGTCGCAGATCGTCGCCAAAACCCCGGACCAGCAGGTCATGAGCGATATCGACGCGACCGTGAAATGGGCGGCGGCGAACGGCGGCGACGACAATCGTCTGGGCATTACCGGCTTTTGCTGGGGCGGGCGGGTGGCGTGGCTGTACGACGCCCACAATCCGAAGGTCAAAGCGGCGGTCGCCTGGTATGGGCGCATCGTCGGCGACAAGAGCGAGAACTTTCCGCGTAATCCAATCGATATCGCAGGCAAGTTGCACGGACCGTTGCTTGGCCTGTATGGCGGCAAGGACACGGGCATTCCGGTCGCAAGCGTCGAGCAGGCGCGCGAAGCGCTGGCCAAGGGCGACGCCGCGTCGAAGGCTTCCGAGCTCAAGGTGTTCCCGAACTCGGGGCATGCGTTTTTCGCGGACTACCGCGCGAGCTATGTCGAGGCCGACGCAAAGCAGGGCTGGGCTCTGGCGCAAGACTGGTTCCGCAAGCACGGCGTGGCCTGA
- a CDS encoding TIGR00730 family Rossman fold protein: MTKRRKEIPSLRMLADHERATAKKARASWQMFTIMAEFIEATEYLSEIRPAVSIYGSARIKPKSPFYKLTMTIARKFSDNGFAVISGGGPGIMEAANKGAHGGASPTVGLNIELPHEQKGNQWQDISLRFRHFFTRKVTFVKNSDAFVIMPGGFGTLDELSEVLTLIQTQKSRRVPVILVGSEFWKGLLDWVRTSMLPMGLISEKDLDLVQVIDDPDEILKAVFAFYDGHIEPETETSEKMFYL; the protein is encoded by the coding sequence ATGACTAAGAGAAGAAAAGAGATACCGAGTCTGCGCATGTTGGCAGACCATGAGCGCGCCACGGCCAAGAAGGCGCGCGCGTCGTGGCAGATGTTCACGATTATGGCAGAGTTCATCGAGGCGACCGAGTACCTGTCCGAGATCCGGCCGGCCGTGAGCATCTACGGAAGCGCACGCATCAAGCCCAAGTCGCCGTTCTACAAGTTGACGATGACCATCGCGCGCAAGTTCTCGGACAACGGCTTCGCCGTCATCTCCGGTGGCGGCCCCGGCATCATGGAAGCCGCCAACAAGGGTGCGCACGGCGGCGCGTCGCCGACCGTCGGTCTGAACATCGAACTGCCGCACGAACAGAAAGGCAATCAGTGGCAGGACATTTCGCTGCGCTTTCGTCACTTCTTCACACGCAAGGTCACGTTCGTAAAGAACTCGGACGCCTTCGTCATCATGCCGGGCGGCTTCGGCACCCTCGACGAACTGTCTGAAGTGCTCACGCTCATCCAGACGCAGAAATCGCGTCGCGTACCGGTGATTCTTGTCGGTTCCGAGTTCTGGAAAGGCTTGCTCGACTGGGTGCGCACATCGATGCTGCCGATGGGCCTGATCAGCGAGAAAGACCTCGATCTCGTGCAGGTGATCGACGATCCGGACGAAATTCTCAAGGCGGTGTTCGCGTTCTACGACGGTCACATCGAGCCCGAGACGGAGACCAGCGAAAAGATGTTTTATCTGTAA
- a CDS encoding ZIP family metal transporter — translation MLSLFGAASLSLGLLSKLIDKMVSFSAGVLLGTALLHLLPESLESHVDAHVITRWLLGGLLGFFLLEKLALLRHSHHHEGDGHHHEHGHDAHEAGRGGWMILVGSAIHNFADGVVIAAAFLTDPRLGVAATVSITVHEVAHKLGDFMVLLNAGFKRRKALVLTLASSLTALLGGVLGYFMLDRLQSLIPYLLALAASSFIYIAVSDLMPQMQRRTSPRDALPQILLIAVGLALVVWLNGHDHEHDHGHGHDEGGRALASVPGDGASRQDMAPVAANARR, via the coding sequence GTGCTGAGCCTGTTCGGCGCAGCATCGTTGTCGCTCGGCCTGCTCTCGAAGCTCATCGACAAGATGGTCAGCTTCTCGGCGGGCGTGCTGCTCGGCACGGCGCTGCTGCATCTGCTGCCCGAGAGTCTGGAGTCGCATGTCGACGCCCATGTCATTACGCGCTGGCTGCTTGGCGGGTTACTGGGTTTCTTCCTGCTGGAAAAGCTCGCGTTGTTGCGTCACAGCCATCACCACGAGGGCGACGGGCATCATCACGAGCATGGCCACGACGCGCATGAAGCGGGCAGGGGCGGATGGATGATTCTGGTCGGCAGCGCCATCCACAATTTTGCCGACGGCGTGGTGATCGCTGCGGCGTTCCTTACCGATCCGCGCCTGGGTGTGGCGGCGACGGTGTCGATTACGGTGCACGAAGTGGCGCACAAGTTGGGCGACTTCATGGTGCTGCTGAACGCCGGGTTCAAACGCCGCAAGGCGCTGGTTCTGACGCTGGCGTCGAGCCTCACGGCATTGCTGGGCGGTGTGCTCGGCTATTTCATGCTCGACCGTCTGCAGAGCCTGATTCCCTATCTGCTGGCATTGGCGGCGAGCAGCTTCATCTACATTGCGGTGTCGGACCTGATGCCGCAGATGCAGCGCCGCACGTCCCCGCGCGACGCGCTGCCGCAGATTCTGCTGATCGCTGTGGGTTTGGCGCTGGTCGTCTGGCTAAACGGTCACGACCACGAGCACGATCATGGTCACGGCCACGATGAAGGCGGCAGGGCGCTCGCGAGCGTGCCAGGAGATGGGGCATCTCGACAGGACATGGCGCCGGTCGCCGCCAACGCCCGTCGGTAA
- a CDS encoding homoserine kinase, with protein MAVFTSVSPEQLQQWLQRYDLGKVLDFRGISSGIENTNYFLTTERGEFVLTLFEKLTATQLPFYLQLMGHLAHHSVPVPDPIPDRTGEILGELNGKPATIVTKLAGRSELAPAPEHCAHVGAMLARMHLAGRDFTLEQANLRSLPWWREAAPAVLPFLSDAERALLESEMAHQEAFFASDDYRTMQSGPCHCDLFRDNVLFDRTEDGTPRLGGFFDFYFAGCDKWLFDLAVTVNDWCCDLATGTLDDARVHAMLRAYETVRPLTAIEAAHWGDMLRAGALRFWLSRLYDFHLPRAAEMLKPHDPGHFERILRKRIEAVSIPWL; from the coding sequence ATGGCCGTTTTTACTTCCGTCTCGCCCGAGCAGCTTCAACAGTGGCTGCAACGCTACGATTTGGGGAAAGTTCTCGACTTCCGCGGCATCAGCTCGGGTATCGAGAACACCAATTACTTCCTGACGACCGAGCGCGGCGAGTTCGTCCTGACGCTGTTCGAGAAACTCACGGCCACGCAGTTGCCGTTCTACCTTCAGTTGATGGGGCATCTGGCCCATCACAGCGTGCCGGTCCCCGATCCGATTCCGGATCGCACGGGCGAGATTCTGGGCGAGCTCAACGGCAAGCCGGCCACCATCGTCACCAAGCTGGCGGGGCGCTCGGAACTCGCCCCCGCGCCCGAGCACTGCGCACACGTGGGCGCCATGCTTGCCCGCATGCATCTGGCCGGACGGGACTTCACGCTGGAGCAAGCCAACCTGCGCAGCCTGCCATGGTGGCGCGAAGCAGCGCCCGCCGTGCTGCCGTTCCTGAGCGACGCCGAGCGCGCGCTGCTCGAGAGCGAGATGGCGCATCAGGAAGCATTTTTCGCGTCGGACGATTACCGCACGATGCAATCCGGCCCATGCCATTGCGACCTGTTCCGCGATAACGTGCTGTTCGACAGGACGGAAGACGGCACGCCCCGACTGGGCGGCTTTTTCGACTTTTACTTCGCCGGCTGCGACAAGTGGCTCTTCGATCTCGCCGTGACGGTCAACGACTGGTGTTGCGACCTCGCGACCGGTACGCTGGACGACGCGCGCGTGCACGCGATGCTCCGTGCCTACGAGACGGTGCGCCCGCTCACGGCCATCGAGGCGGCGCACTGGGGCGACATGCTGCGCGCCGGCGCACTGCGATTCTGGCTATCGCGCCTGTATGATTTTCACTTGCCGCGCGCGGCCGAGATGCTCAAGCCGCACGATCCGGGGCATTTCGAACGAATCCTGCGCAAACGCATCGAAGCCGTTTCCATTCCCTGGCTGTAA
- the polA gene encoding DNA polymerase I yields the protein MSEQQSLEGKTLLLVDGSSYLYRAYHALPDLRGPSGEPTGALHGIVNMLRRMRKDVHAEYSACVFDAKGKTFRDDWYPEYKANRPSMPDDLRAQIEPIHEAVRAMGWPLLMIDGVEADDVIGTLARQAAERGMRVVVSTGDKDLAQLVNDRVTLVNTMTNETLDAPAVLAKFGVPPERIVDYLTLVGDTVDNVPGVEKCGPKTAVKWLTQYGDLDNLVAHAAEVKGAVGENLRRALDWLPMGRKLVTVALDCDLAPQVTSIEASLQTQPEDAEVLRDFFSRHGFKTLLREAEAAVASQAGEPAPAPMADTIERQYEAVLTWEQFDAWLKTIEAAELTAFDTETTSLDAMQAQLVGLSFSCEPGRAAYLPVAHRAPGEVEQLPRDEVLARLKHWLESPDHKKVGQNLKYDAHVLENYGIVLGGIAHDTLLQSYVLESHRSHDMDSLASRHLGVTTVKYEDVCGKGAKQIGFDEVTIERATEYAAEDADITLRLHRALYPDVAREATLEFVYRDVEMPTARVLQRMERNGVLVDTARLAAQSDEIGRKLITLENEAYTLAGQQFNLNSPKQIGDIFFTQLQLPVVKKTASGAPSTDEEVLQKLAEDYPLPKVLLEYRGLAKLKSTYTDKLPKMVNPATGRVHTNYAQAVAITGRLASNDPNLQNIPVRTAEGRRIREAFIAPPGSQLVSADYSQIELRIMAHISGDESLLRAFANGEDIHRATAAEIFAVTPLEVSSEQRRYAKVINFGLIYGMSAFGLAANLGIERDAAKQYIDRYFMRYPGVARYMDETRKSAKARGYVETVFGRRLWLPDINGGNGPRRQAAERAAINAPMQGTAADLIKLSMIAVQRWLDDSGLQTRQIMQVHDELVLEVPDHELAEVRKRLPELMCGVAKLKVPLVAEVGVGENWEQAH from the coding sequence ATGTCGGAACAGCAAAGTCTGGAAGGTAAGACGCTCTTATTGGTCGATGGTTCGAGTTATCTTTATCGAGCCTATCACGCCCTGCCGGATTTGCGCGGGCCCAGCGGCGAGCCTACGGGCGCGCTGCACGGCATCGTCAATATGCTGCGCCGCATGCGTAAAGACGTTCATGCAGAGTACAGCGCTTGCGTTTTCGATGCAAAGGGCAAGACGTTCCGCGACGACTGGTATCCCGAGTACAAGGCGAACCGTCCGTCGATGCCAGACGATCTGCGTGCGCAGATCGAACCGATTCACGAAGCCGTGCGCGCGATGGGCTGGCCGCTTCTCATGATCGACGGCGTCGAAGCGGACGACGTCATCGGCACGCTCGCCAGGCAGGCGGCCGAGCGCGGCATGCGCGTGGTCGTCTCGACCGGCGACAAGGATCTGGCGCAGCTCGTGAACGACCGTGTGACGCTCGTCAACACGATGACCAACGAAACGCTCGACGCTCCCGCGGTCCTCGCGAAGTTCGGCGTGCCGCCCGAGCGCATCGTCGATTACCTGACGCTGGTGGGCGACACCGTCGACAATGTGCCGGGCGTCGAGAAGTGCGGCCCGAAGACGGCCGTCAAATGGCTCACGCAATACGGCGATCTGGATAACCTCGTCGCGCACGCGGCGGAAGTGAAGGGCGCCGTCGGCGAGAACCTGCGTCGTGCGCTCGACTGGCTGCCCATGGGGCGCAAGCTTGTCACGGTGGCGCTCGATTGCGATCTCGCGCCGCAGGTCACCTCCATCGAAGCCAGTCTGCAAACCCAGCCCGAAGACGCTGAAGTGCTGCGCGATTTCTTTTCGCGCCACGGCTTCAAGACGTTGCTGCGCGAAGCGGAAGCGGCCGTGGCATCGCAAGCCGGCGAGCCAGCGCCGGCGCCGATGGCCGACACTATCGAGCGACAGTACGAGGCTGTGCTGACGTGGGAGCAATTCGATGCGTGGCTGAAGACCATCGAGGCTGCCGAGTTGACGGCATTCGATACGGAGACGACATCGCTCGACGCGATGCAGGCGCAACTCGTCGGTCTGTCGTTCTCATGCGAGCCGGGGCGCGCCGCATACCTTCCGGTCGCGCATCGCGCACCGGGCGAAGTCGAACAGTTACCGCGCGACGAAGTGCTCGCACGCCTGAAGCACTGGCTCGAGAGCCCCGATCACAAGAAGGTTGGACAGAACCTGAAGTACGACGCGCACGTGCTGGAGAACTACGGCATCGTGTTGGGCGGCATCGCGCACGACACACTGCTTCAGTCGTATGTGCTCGAATCGCACCGCAGCCACGATATGGATAGCCTCGCGTCGCGCCATCTCGGTGTGACGACGGTGAAGTACGAGGACGTCTGCGGCAAGGGCGCGAAGCAGATCGGCTTCGATGAGGTCACGATCGAGCGGGCCACCGAATATGCCGCGGAGGATGCCGACATCACGCTGCGTCTGCATCGTGCGCTGTATCCGGACGTGGCGCGCGAGGCCACGCTCGAATTCGTTTATCGCGATGTCGAAATGCCGACGGCGCGCGTGCTCCAGCGCATGGAGCGAAACGGTGTGCTGGTCGATACCGCCCGGCTGGCGGCGCAAAGCGACGAAATCGGTCGCAAGCTGATCACGCTCGAGAATGAGGCCTATACGCTGGCCGGTCAGCAGTTCAACCTGAATTCGCCCAAGCAGATCGGCGATATTTTCTTCACGCAATTGCAACTGCCCGTCGTCAAGAAGACGGCCAGCGGTGCGCCGTCGACCGATGAGGAAGTCCTGCAAAAGCTTGCGGAGGACTACCCGCTGCCGAAGGTATTGCTCGAGTATCGGGGGCTGGCCAAGCTGAAGTCGACGTATACCGACAAGTTGCCGAAGATGGTCAATCCGGCGACCGGTCGCGTGCATACGAACTACGCGCAGGCAGTGGCGATCACGGGGCGGCTGGCGTCGAACGATCCGAACCTGCAAAACATTCCGGTGCGCACGGCCGAAGGCCGTCGCATTCGCGAAGCGTTCATTGCGCCGCCGGGCAGCCAACTGGTGTCGGCTGACTACTCGCAGATCGAACTGCGCATCATGGCCCATATTTCGGGCGACGAAAGCCTGCTGCGTGCATTTGCGAACGGCGAGGACATTCACCGCGCGACGGCAGCGGAGATCTTTGCCGTGACGCCGCTGGAAGTCTCGTCCGAGCAGCGGCGCTACGCCAAGGTCATCAACTTTGGCCTGATCTACGGCATGAGCGCCTTCGGTCTGGCGGCGAACCTCGGCATCGAGCGTGACGCCGCCAAGCAGTACATCGACCGCTACTTCATGCGCTACCCCGGTGTGGCGCGCTACATGGACGAGACGCGCAAGAGCGCCAAGGCGCGCGGCTACGTCGAGACGGTTTTCGGCCGTCGTCTGTGGCTACCGGATATCAACGGCGGCAACGGGCCGCGCCGTCAGGCGGCCGAGCGCGCCGCCATCAATGCGCCGATGCAGGGCACGGCCGCTGACCTCATCAAGCTCTCCATGATTGCCGTGCAGCGCTGGCTCGACGATAGCGGCCTGCAAACGCGTCAGATCATGCAGGTGCACGACGAACTGGTGCTCGAAGTGCCCGACCATGAACTGGCGGAAGTTCGCAAGCGCCTGCCGGAGTTGATGTGCGGCGTGGCTAAGCTCAAGGTACCGCTCGTGGCCGAAGTCGGCGTGGGGGAGAATTGGGAGCAGGCGCACTGA
- a CDS encoding NAD(P)/FAD-dependent oxidoreductase: MHRIVVVGGGAGGLELVTRLGDKYGRGKDVRITLVDRSLSHIWKPLLHEVAAGVMDTATHQLSYVAQANWHHFEFATGEMIGLDRAAKTIRLAAVPAAADEGEGDLLPERTLPYDTLVLAIGSTTNFFGVPGAQEHTIALDTVEQAERFRRRLMAACVRAQNAADTPLQATLSDAADAADAAVPSDTPDAPAGALLSPPKAQRHKVNLVIVGAGATGVELSAELRNTAEVLRSYGLKLDPRKDVRITIIESSPRILKALPERVSGAVAGLLTKLDVDILCGDSVAEVRPNEVTTTSGKVLPADITVWSAGITAPPVLGKLGLAVNRLNQIEVLPTLQSKTDPDIFAFGDCASCEWPEHGFVPPRAQAAHQQASFLVKAIDARLKGQSLPTFTYRDFGSLVSLGKFSAVGNLMGGLIGGSMFIEGLFARVMYTSLYRMHVAALHGVWRMMLDTVANRLRRSTVPRVKLH; encoded by the coding sequence GTGCATCGTATCGTTGTGGTCGGCGGTGGCGCCGGCGGTCTCGAACTTGTCACCCGCCTGGGCGACAAGTACGGGCGTGGCAAGGACGTTCGGATTACGCTGGTCGACCGTTCGTTGTCGCACATCTGGAAGCCGTTGCTCCATGAGGTCGCGGCCGGTGTCATGGATACGGCGACACATCAGCTCTCGTACGTCGCTCAGGCGAACTGGCATCACTTCGAGTTCGCGACCGGCGAGATGATCGGGCTCGATCGCGCGGCCAAGACCATCCGGCTCGCGGCCGTGCCGGCGGCGGCCGACGAAGGCGAGGGCGATTTGCTGCCCGAGCGCACCTTGCCTTACGACACGCTCGTGCTCGCCATCGGCAGCACCACCAACTTCTTCGGCGTGCCGGGCGCGCAGGAACACACCATCGCGCTCGATACGGTCGAGCAGGCCGAGCGCTTCCGCCGTCGATTGATGGCGGCGTGCGTTCGCGCGCAGAATGCCGCCGACACGCCGCTTCAGGCGACCCTGTCGGACGCGGCGGATGCAGCGGACGCAGCTGTCCCTTCCGATACACCGGACGCCCCCGCCGGCGCGTTGTTGTCGCCGCCGAAGGCCCAGCGTCACAAGGTCAATCTCGTGATCGTGGGCGCCGGGGCGACGGGCGTGGAGCTTTCGGCCGAGTTGCGCAATACGGCGGAAGTGCTTCGCTCGTACGGGTTGAAGCTCGACCCGCGCAAGGACGTGCGCATTACCATCATCGAATCGAGTCCGCGCATTCTGAAGGCGTTGCCCGAGCGGGTATCTGGCGCGGTGGCCGGCTTGCTCACGAAGCTCGACGTCGACATCCTTTGCGGCGATTCGGTGGCGGAGGTGCGTCCGAACGAAGTGACCACCACGAGCGGCAAGGTGTTGCCGGCCGACATTACGGTCTGGTCGGCGGGCATTACGGCGCCGCCGGTGCTCGGCAAGTTGGGGCTGGCGGTCAACCGGTTGAATCAGATCGAAGTGTTGCCCACGCTGCAAAGCAAGACCGATCCCGACATCTTCGCGTTCGGGGATTGTGCGAGTTGCGAGTGGCCCGAGCACGGCTTCGTGCCGCCGCGGGCGCAGGCAGCGCACCAACAGGCCAGTTTTCTCGTCAAGGCCATCGATGCGCGTCTGAAAGGGCAAAGCCTGCCGACTTTCACCTATCGTGACTTCGGCTCGCTCGTCTCGCTGGGCAAGTTCAGCGCAGTCGGCAATCTGATGGGCGGTCTTATCGGCGGCAGCATGTTTATCGAAGGATTGTTCGCTCGGGTCATGTACACTTCGCTCTATCGTATGCATGTGGCGGCGCTGCATGGCGTGTGGCGCATGATGCTCGACACGGTGGCGAACCGTCTGCGGCGCTCCACGGTGCCGCGCGTGAAGCTGCATTGA
- a CDS encoding YeeE/YedE family protein, with product MSSSAAPAAVKTAPPTPSSPSSYNARPLTVALLLIVLGIAYLQATVGPKQAALAGVGALLGLALYHAAFGFTSAWRVFIADRRGAGLRAQMVMLAVGVALFFPALADGMLFGNKVVGLVSPVGVSVAFGAFIFGIGMQLGGGCASGTLYTAGGGNTRMLVTLAAFIVGSVVATAHMPWWESLPHIKPVSLVKVWGLWPALIANLALFAAIGVFTLWAEKRRHGRIVGVPMTRSTKGTPALLRGPWPLLWGALALVLLNYATLALAGRPWGVTSAFALWGAKAFMALGIDVASWPYWAKQVNVLNAPVAQDVTTVMDLGIILGALVAASLAGKFAPVWKIPARSLVAAVVGGLLLGYGARLAYGCNIGAYFSGIISGSLHGWLWLVAAFFGNVFGTRLRPFFGLEVETTPRESGC from the coding sequence ATGTCGTCTTCCGCCGCCCCGGCCGCCGTCAAAACGGCGCCGCCGACCCCTTCTTCCCCCTCTTCATACAACGCCCGACCGCTCACGGTCGCGCTGCTGCTCATCGTGCTGGGCATTGCCTATCTTCAGGCGACGGTCGGACCGAAGCAGGCGGCGCTCGCAGGCGTTGGCGCATTGCTCGGTCTCGCGCTTTATCACGCTGCCTTCGGCTTTACGTCCGCGTGGCGCGTGTTCATTGCGGATCGTCGCGGTGCGGGGTTGCGCGCACAGATGGTGATGCTGGCCGTTGGCGTCGCGCTGTTTTTCCCGGCGCTGGCCGACGGCATGCTGTTTGGCAACAAAGTGGTCGGCCTTGTCTCGCCGGTCGGGGTGTCGGTGGCGTTCGGCGCGTTCATTTTCGGCATCGGCATGCAGCTTGGCGGCGGGTGTGCCTCCGGCACGCTCTATACGGCGGGCGGCGGCAATACGCGCATGCTCGTCACGCTCGCGGCGTTCATCGTCGGCTCGGTGGTCGCGACCGCGCACATGCCGTGGTGGGAGTCGCTGCCCCACATCAAGCCGGTCTCGCTGGTAAAGGTATGGGGGCTGTGGCCGGCGCTGATCGCCAATCTTGCTTTGTTTGCGGCGATTGGCGTGTTCACATTGTGGGCGGAGAAGCGCCGTCATGGCCGTATCGTCGGTGTGCCGATGACGCGTAGCACCAAGGGCACGCCGGCCCTGCTGCGCGGTCCGTGGCCGCTCTTGTGGGGCGCTTTGGCGCTCGTGTTGCTCAACTACGCAACGCTCGCGCTGGCAGGTCGTCCGTGGGGGGTGACGTCGGCGTTTGCGCTCTGGGGCGCCAAGGCCTTCATGGCGTTGGGGATCGACGTCGCCTCGTGGCCCTACTGGGCCAAGCAGGTGAATGTGCTCAACGCGCCGGTCGCGCAGGATGTGACCACGGTCATGGACCTCGGCATCATTCTCGGTGCGCTGGTCGCCGCCTCGCTGGCAGGCAAATTCGCGCCGGTGTGGAAGATTCCCGCACGTTCGCTCGTCGCCGCGGTGGTCGGCGGTCTATTGCTCGGTTACGGCGCACGTCTGGCGTACGGCTGCAATATCGGGGCGTACTTCAGCGGCATCATTTCGGGCAGCCTGCATGGCTGGCTGTGGCTGGTGGCGGCGTTCTTCGGCAATGTATTCGGCACGCGCCTGCGTCCGTTCTTCGGTCTGGAAGTCGAAACCACGCCGCGCGAGAGCGGCTGCTGA
- a CDS encoding sulfurtransferase has translation MIHTHFTTLISPQNLDALMQTAAGGGAPVVIFDCRFDLANPAAGEAAYVDGHIFGAFYAHLERDLSGKTTGKNGRHPLPDRDTLVRHLAACGLSKGQQVVAYDAQGGMYAARLWWLLRWLGHESVAVLDGGLQAWEAAGFKLDAAPPEEPPPGDFAPGEPLATTADAAAIERNLTSHERLVIDARAPDRYRGENETLDPIGGHIPGAVNRFFKDNLGADGRFKPAATLREEITQIIGHERQPERVIAQCGSGVTACHNLLAMEVAGLHGASLYPGSWSEWCADKRRPVATGPQP, from the coding sequence ATGATTCATACCCACTTCACCACGCTCATCAGTCCGCAAAATCTCGATGCGCTGATGCAAACCGCCGCCGGCGGCGGCGCCCCGGTGGTCATTTTCGATTGCCGATTCGATCTCGCCAACCCCGCGGCCGGCGAAGCCGCCTATGTGGACGGCCACATTTTCGGCGCGTTTTACGCACACCTCGAACGCGACCTTTCCGGCAAGACGACCGGCAAGAACGGCCGTCATCCACTGCCCGATCGCGACACCCTCGTACGTCATCTCGCGGCTTGTGGTCTGTCGAAGGGCCAGCAGGTTGTCGCCTACGACGCACAGGGCGGCATGTACGCGGCCCGTCTCTGGTGGCTGTTGCGTTGGCTTGGACACGAGTCGGTCGCCGTACTCGACGGCGGATTGCAAGCGTGGGAAGCCGCCGGCTTCAAACTCGACGCCGCACCGCCCGAAGAACCGCCGCCCGGCGACTTTGCGCCCGGTGAACCGCTGGCGACCACGGCCGATGCGGCGGCCATCGAACGCAATCTTACGTCGCATGAGCGTCTGGTCATCGACGCCCGTGCTCCCGATCGCTATCGCGGCGAGAACGAGACGCTCGACCCCATTGGCGGCCATATCCCCGGGGCAGTCAATCGTTTCTTCAAGGACAACCTCGGTGCCGACGGTCGTTTCAAGCCAGCGGCGACGCTTCGCGAGGAAATCACACAGATCATCGGCCACGAACGCCAGCCCGAGCGCGTGATCGCCCAATGCGGGTCAGGCGTGACGGCTTGCCACAATCTGCTGGCAATGGAGGTCGCCGGTCTGCACGGCGCCAGCCTCTATCCGGGGTCGTGGAGCGAATGGTGTGCCGACAAGCGTCGCCCGGTGGCGACCGGCCCTCAGCCCTAA